A stretch of the Dioscorea cayenensis subsp. rotundata cultivar TDr96_F1 chromosome 4, TDr96_F1_v2_PseudoChromosome.rev07_lg8_w22 25.fasta, whole genome shotgun sequence genome encodes the following:
- the LOC120258568 gene encoding cytochrome P450 87A3-like produces the protein MLNCFVLWSVTFFLSLSFTHWIYKWKHHKSSGRLPPGSLGLPLFGETFSFFSPNTSLDIAPFMKSRIKRYGPIFKTSILGEYMVVSTDTDFNNFIFQQEGRLFQSWYPETFTRIFGVNNMSTLHGFMYKYLKNLILSLFGVDSLKEKLLPDIKQFAIKRLHEWSCQPSIKMREESSAMIFDLTAKKLISHDSRKSLDNLRDNFNAFIEGLLSFPINFPGTSYYKCIQFHAFRGEKNVISMMKKLLNERRRCLKEGPDEDFFNLIIKELEKEGTQLTEDIAFDIMFVILFASYETTSLSITMAVKFLTDHPKVLSKLEEEHKNIIKNRVNPSSGITWNEYKSMIYTSHVINETMRLANIAPAIFRKTMQDIMTKDGYTIPAGWAVMVCPSATHLDPNIYEDPCIFYPLRWEKTDATVGSKYFMAFGGGMRFCVGADFSRLQTSVFLHHLVTKYRWIAVKGGEIVRTPGLKFPNGFHINLIDRE, from the exons ATGCTTAACTGCTTTGTTTTATGGTCAGTGACCTTCTTCCTTTCGTTATCGTTCACACACTGGATCTATAAATGGAAACACCACAAGTCCAGTGGAAGGCTCCCACCTGGCTCTTTAGGTCTCCCTCTCTTTGGTGAGacattctccttcttctctcctAATACCTCCCTTGACATTGCACCCTTTATGAAGTCCAGAATCAAAAG ATATGGACCAATCTTTAAGACCAGTATTCTTGGGGAGTATATGGTTGTATCTACTGATACTGATTTCAATAACTTCATATTTCAACAAGAAGGAAGATTGTTTCAGAGTTGGTATCCAGAGACCTTCACTAGGATTTTTGGTGTGAATAATATGTCAACATTGCATGGATTCATGTATAAGTATCTAAAGAACTTGATTTTGAGTCTCTTTGGTGTTGATAGCCTTAAAGAAAAACTCCTTCCAGATATTAAGCAGTTTGCAATTAAGAGACTACATGAATGGTCCTGCCAGCCTTCCATtaaaatgagagaagaaagTTCAGCG atGATATTTGATTTAACGGCAAAGAAGTTGATTAGTCATGACTCTCGTAAGAGTTTGGACAACCTCAGAGACAACTTCAATGCTTTCATTGAAGGTCTACTTTCCTTCCCTATCAACTTTCCTGGGACATCATATTACAAATGCATCCAG TTTCATGCATTCAGGGGCGAAAAAAATGTGATATCAATGATGAAAAAGTTGCTAAATGAGAGACGTAGATGTCTAAAGGAAGGCCCTGATGAAGATTTCTTTAATCTCATAATCAAAGAGTTAGAAAAAGAAGGGACACAGTTAACTGAGGATATTGCTTTTGATATTATGTTTGTTATACTCTTTGCTAGCTATGAAACTACCTCCTTGTCTATAACAATGGCTGTCAAATTTCTCACTGATCATCCTAAGGTTCTATCAAAGttagag GAAGAGCATAAGAACATCATTAAAAACAGAGTGAATCCGAGCTCTGGAATAACATGGAATGAGTACAAGTCCATGATTTACACTTCTCAT GTGATCAATGAAACAATGAGATTGGCTAACATTGCTCCAGCAATATTCAGAAAAACAATGCAGGATATTATGACTAAAG ATGGATATACAATACCTGCAGGATGGGCAGTGATGGTATGCCCTTCTGCAACTCATTTGGATCCTAACATTTATGAAGATCCTTGCATTTTTTATCCTTTAAGATGGGAG AAAACCGATGCAACTGTTGGTTCGAAATACTTCATGGCTTTCGGCGGAGGCATGAGATTCTGCGTCGGCGCAGACTTTAGCCGGCTTCAAACCTCTGTGTTTCTTCATCACCTTGTCACCAAATACAG ATGGATTGCAGTGAAAGGAGGGGAGATTGTTAGGACTCCTGGCTTGAAATTTCCAAATGGTTTTCACATCAACCTCATTGACAGGGAATGA
- the LOC120257953 gene encoding protein DWARF AND LOW-TILLERING, with protein MLAGCSSALLTQRHRLRSDDAATAPLIQACHFQLQDKMSAQQFNLPCSFSRKESARVSLSLEKPADTRSTCSFRQSSIAPTSASLVAQTTSWESRREVEGDEGFWDRGGKSLKRCYDRSSSEDSTCFDRSKRKRTLGSEACLVYGGGAGGAGGGEEFWFPRSINEPSFVGDEKVCFVPNATNALLGALGMEMVGEMEVGTSGAGALERSNPDSSSSSDTHGSSPKPNDDSSENESGNGARISNPSGGVARAATAAENNQTEQQSFELVSLLTDCVEAISGSNHTAINYYLARLGELATPTGSPVHRLASYFTEALALRAAKLWPHIFFIAPPREIADQLVDDEDDATAFRLLNHVSPIPKFLHFTLNERLLRVFEGKDRVHIIDFDIKQGLQWPGLFQSLASRPNPPSHVRITGIGESKQDLQDTGARLAGFAEALHLPFEFHPVVDRLEDVRLWMLHVKEREFVAVNCVLQLHKALYDENRAALMDLLGLIRSTNPAVLLVGEQEADHNEQRWETRFANSFKYYAAIFDSLDFSLPVDSPARIKIEEMFARKIRNIVACEGSERVERHETFTKWRRYLEDGGYRCIGFGQRETLQSRMLLRMYSSENYSIDKEDAGDDGDAAGLTLKWLDQPLYTVSAWAPLDIAGSSSTSQPG; from the coding sequence ATGTTGGCAGGGTGCTCATCGGCGCTGCTAACGCAGAGGCATCGACTGAGAAGTGACGACGCTGCTACAGCGCCGTTGATCCAAGCCTGCCATTTCCAGTTGCAAGACAAGATGAGCGCCCAGCAGTTCAACCTCCCCTGTAGTTTCTCGCGCAAAGAATCAGCAAGAGTTTCGCTTTCTCTAGAGAAGCCGGCCGACACCAGGAGCACTTGTTCGTTTAGACAGAGTAGTATAGCACCAACTTCAGCATCGCTTGTAGCACAAACAACATCATGGGAGTCAAGAAGAGAAGTAGAAGGAGATGAAGGGTTCTGGGATAGAGGAGGAAAGAGCTTGAAGAGATGTTATGATAGAAGTTCTTCGGAGGATTCAACATGCTTTGATAGATCCAAGAGGAAGAGAACGTTAGGGAGTGAAGCTTGTTTAGTCTACGGAGGCGGCGCCGGCGGCGctggaggaggagaagagttTTGGTTCCCGAGGTCGATAAATGAGCCATCTTTCGTCGGAGATGAGAAGGTTTGCTTCGTGCCAAATGCCACGAATGCATTGCTGGGAGCTCTGGGAATGGAGATGGTGGGGGAGATGGAAGTGGGTACCAGTGGAGCTGGAGCTCTAGAGAGGTCGAACCCGGACTCGAGTTCCTCGTCGGACACTCATGGTTCATCGCCGAAGCCCAATGATGATTCATCGGAGAATGAGAGTGGCAATGGTGCTAGAATTTCTAACCCTTCTGGCGGCGTCGCCAGAGCAGCGACGGCGGCGGAGAACAACCAAACAGAGCAGCAGAGTTTTGAGCTCGTCAGCTTGCTCACGGACTGCGTGGAAGCTATCAGTGGTAGTAATCACACTGCCATTAACTACTACTTAGCTAGACTTGGAGAGCTGGCCACTCCGACAGGCTCTCCGGTTCACCGGCTCGCCTCATACTTCACCGAGGCATTGGCATTGCGAGCAGCCAAGCTCTGGCCTCATATCTTCTTCATCGCCCCACCGCGAGAAATCGCCGACCAATTAGTAGATGATGAAGACGATGCCACTGCCTTTCGGCTTCTCAACCATGTCAGCCCAATCCCAAAGTTCCTCCATTTCACACTGAATGAGAGGCTGCTCAGAGTCTTTGAAGGCAAGGACCGAGTTCACATCATTGACTTTGATATCAAACAAGGACTTCAATGGCCAGGCTTGTTCCAGAGCTTGGCTTCCAGGCCTAATCCTCCCAGCCATGTTAGAATCACTGGCATTGGAGAATCTAAGCAAGATCTTCAAGACACTGGTGCAAGGCTTGCAGGTTTCGCAGAAGCGTTGCACCTTCCATTTGAGTTTCATCCTGTTGTGGATAGACTTGAAGACGTGAGGCTCTGGATGTTGCATGTCAAGGAACGCGAGTTTGTTGCAGTGAACTGTGTTCTTCAGCTGCACAAGGCCTTGTATGACGAGAATCGCGCAGCTTTGATGGACTTGTTGGGTCTCATTCGTAGCACAAACCCTGCTGTTTTACTTGTTGGAGAGCAAGAAGCTGATCACAATGAGCAGAGATGGGAGACCAGGTTTGCCAACTCCTTCAAGTACTATGCTGCCATCTTTGATTCACTGGACTTCAGTTTGCCAGTAGATAGCCCAGCCAGGATCAAGATTGAGGAGATGTTTGCTAGGAAGATCAGGAACATAGTTGCATGTGAGGGGAGTGAGAGAGTGGAGAGGCATGAGACGTTTACCAAATGGAGAAGGTACTTGGAGGATGGTGGTTATAGGTGTATTGGTTTTGGACAAAGGGAGACACTACAGAGTAGAATGCTGCTAAGGATGTACTCATCGGAGAATTACAGTATAGACAAGGAGGATGCCGGAGATGACGGCGACGCCGCCGGCCTCACTCTCAAGTGGTTGGACCAGCCTCTGTACACAGTGTCTGCATGGGCGCCATTGGACATTGCAGGAAGCTCTTCTACTTCACAGCCAGGTTGA
- the LOC120258970 gene encoding COP9 signalosome complex subunit 1, translating to MDGEDEPMGSNGVEDTEKPTPKPAAALGGEHLDVEAYAGLYTGRTKITRLLFIADRCGNESLQLEALRMAYDEIRKSENTCLHREVAQKIAGRLGSDFLLDQAWADAVDRRAELKKEKLENELNGYRTNLIKESIRMGYNDFGDFYYSHGQLGDAFKSYVRTRDYCTTSKHITQMCLNVILVSIELGQFMHVSNYVSKAEQTPDSQDPVTVAKLKCALGLAFLETKKYKLAARKFLETGPELANNYTEVIAPQDVGTYGGLCALASFDRTELKNKVIDNINFRNFLELVPEIRELIHDFYASHYASCLGYLESLKHNLLLDIHLYDHVEILYTQIRHKAIIQYTHPFISVNLLTMADAFKTTVTGLEKELEALITENQIQARIDSHNKILYARHADQRNATFQRVLQTGEEFNRDAKAMLLRANLLKHEQNLKASRK from the exons ATGGACGGCGAGGACGAACCTATGGGCTCCAACGGCGTGGAGGACACGGAGAAGCCGACTCCGAAACCAGCGGCCGCTCTAGGTGGGGAGCATCTCGACGTCGAGGCTTACGCGGGTCTCTACACCGGGCGAACCAAGATCACGCGTCTCCTATTCATTGCCGATCGGTGTGGGAACGAAAGCCTGCAGTTGGAGGCCCTCCGCATGGCCTACGACGAGATCCGCAAGAGTGAGAACACCTGCCTCCACCGCGAGGTCGCCCAGAAGATAGCCGGCCGCCTTGGGTCCGACTTTTTGCTTGACCAGGCTTGGGCTGATGCTGTCGATCGGCGGGCGGAgctgaagaaggagaagcttgaGAACGAGCTCAATGGATATAGG ACAAATTTGATCAAGGAAAGTATCAGAATGGGTTACAACGATTTTGGAGATTTCTACTATTCCCATGGCCAGCTTGGTGATGCGTTCAAGAGTTATGTTAGAACCCGTGATTATTGTACAACCTCAAAACACATCACTCAGATGTGTTTGAATGTGATCTTGGTCAGCATTGAGTTGGGGCAATTCATGCATGTCTCTAATTATGTTAGTAAAGCAGAGCAAACACCTGACTCACAGGACCCAGTGACAGTTGCCAAATTAAAATGCGCTCTGGGATTGGCTTTCTTGGAAACTAAAAAGTATAAGCTTGCTGCTCGAAAG TTTCTGGAAACAGGACCCGAACTGGCAAATAACTACACTGAAGTAATTGCACCACAAGATGTTGGTACATATGGTGGACTTTGTGCATTGGCATCTTTTGATCGGACAGAGTTGAAG aacaaAGTAATTGACAATATCAACTTCCGAAACTTTCTGGAACTGGTCCCTGAAATAAGGGAACTTATTCACGATTTCTATGCGAG CCACTATGCTTCATGTCTTGGGTATCTTGAGAGCCTCAAACATAATCTGTTGCTGGATATCCACTTATATGATCATGTGGAGATACTCTACACCCAAATTCGGCACAAAGCAATTATCCAATATACACATCCATTTATCTCTGTCAATCTGCTTACAATGGCTGATGCTTTTAAGACTACTGTTACTGGTCTGGAGAAAGAACTGGAAGCTTTGATTACTGAAAACCAGATTCAG GCCCGGATAGATTCACACAACAAAATTCTTTATGCAAGGCATGCTGATCAAAGAAATGCAACATTCCAACGTGTTCTACAGACTGGTGAGGAGTTCAATAGGGATGCCAAAGCAATGTTGCTGAGAGCCAATCTTCTGAAACATGAACAGAACCTCAAGGCATCAAGGAAATAG
- the LOC120259413 gene encoding E3 ubiquitin ligase BIG BROTHER-related-like, producing MDVVLETRGKQQQVDVHYMNAPVSCVVEEDFLPLPEVLQEQETVYESSQREANMARASSSSDTRSDPGHGQSSGEGSSSGTMNIEAQLAMDEALARELQEMEDDIAGFSIGGITVTESDISTNNSSSSAASGQNTSNASEQVERQDDVDPDNMTYEELQSLGEAIGTESRGLSDELIGFLPSSTYKTGFFSRKEKQECVICRLAYKKRDELITLPCQHIYHSHCVSRWLKINKACPICNEEVFG from the exons ATGGATGTGGTATTGGAAACCAGAGGAAAGCAGCAGCAAGTGGATGTTCACTATATGAATGCCCCAGTTTCTTGTGTTGTTGAAGAGGATTTCTTGCCACTTCCAGAGGTTCTTCAGGAGCAG GAAACCGTGTATGAGTCCTCTCAAAGAGAAGCTAATATGGCCAGAGCTTCATCTAGTAGTGATACTAGATCAGATCCTGGCCATGGGCAAAGCAGTGGAGAAGGGAGTTCTTCTGGAACAATGAATATTGAGGCACAATTAGCCATGGATGAAGCTTTGGCTAGAGAATTGCAAGAGATGGAGGATGATATTGCTGGGTTTTCCATTGGTGGGATTACTGTGACAGAATCTG ATATAAGCACCAACAACTCTTCCTCATCTGCTGCTAGTGGACAAAATACTTCAAACGCATCAGAACAG GTCGAAAGGCAGGATGATGTTGACCCTGATAATATGACCTATGAG gaatTGCAATCTCTAGGTGAAGCCATAGGTACTGAGAGCAGAGGGTTGTCAGATGAGCTTATAGGATTCTTGCCATCTTCAACTTACAAAACTGGTTTCTTCTCACGAAAAGAGAAACAGGA ATGTGTGATATGTCGTTTGGCATATAAGAAGAGAGATGAATTGATCACTCTTCCCTGCCAGCACATTTACCATTCTCATTGTGTCTCTCGGTGGCTAAAGATCAACAAG GCGTGCCCGATTTgcaatgaagaagtatttgGTTAG